In Brassica napus cultivar Da-Ae chromosome C2, Da-Ae, whole genome shotgun sequence, the sequence TGTTTATGGTTATCTTATCTTGTTGTGTTGTCAAGTTCAAATCAAGACTATTGTGGTTTGTTGAGTTAATGTTTAGCTACTATCTATTTGTCTTAAGTATTCTAGTTAAATCAAGACTTTGTTGTGTGTATTGGCTTCATGTACGAGTTTGTAGTTTCTGAATCTTAATCATTGTTTTGGCtagcaaaaataatatattttcttgtcTACAAGAAGGGAAACATCTGTCATTATCTTCATACAAATAGATTGCATTGTTTGAACAAAGGttatccttcttttttttttgaacacaaaacAAAGGTTATCCATTATATTAATTTCAGAGACATAATAGTGATATGAGAATATAGATTTTGGTTTCTGTTTTGTTATTAGTCTTCACTCTATGTTACAAACAATGGCAAATTCAGAAGAAGCAAGTACGCTTATGGTGGTGGTTGTGATCGGTTCATGAGATGGTGGTGGTGTTGCTGAGATGTGTAATCAGATGGGTGGATGACATAGAGACCGGGCATATTTAGATTGAGGAAAGGCTGAGAAGGATGAAGAGTAGcaaaggaggaggaagaaggtggGGGTGTAGCTGAGGGTGAGAATCCTGATGATGCTGCATTTGAGTACAGTGGCGATGCAATAGCTGTTGTGGCGGTTACACCACTGAACTGATCTTGCGCTTGCAATGTCCTGGTTAggaagctttgaggaggaggcgACATAAAACCTTTCTCTGGTGTTCTTTCCTGGAGACAAGAAATGAACTTTTAGTGCACAATATTATTCACCGAGTTGGACATAAAAGAGATGTGTGGCTATGGTGTTTTTACCATGGGTGAAAAGAACGCAGAAGGATGGAGGACATGGCGGTTGATAAGGTGGTCTGAACCCCTCTTTAACAAATTGAAAGGACTATCACATGTCGCTGCAGCCATGTGGTTCTCCATCtgtaagacaaaaaaaaaaaaactcatgaagGCACGATCTGATTAATGGGTGAGTAGCTTTGAGTTGCAGATTGCGATGTGATATGGACAAACAAACAGTTGACAGAGTTACTTCCACATACCATACTGTTAGGGGTCTTATCTTTTTGCTTTGGACCATCTCCCAGTGAAAGAGAGATTCCCAAACTGAGGTCGAGCTTAACGTTAGCTATATGAGGAAAGTAGAAAACACGTTAACAAGTTAGTAGTAGCTTGTCACATAGCAGTGACCAGTTTAACAAGCATCGATTTTACATTTACCTGCCTCGGGAATGATCCGGGATGCATGAGGCTCGATTAAGGAAGCAACCGTCCTGATTCCATAATCATATGAGCCATCATAATAATCTCTAGTTAATAACCATAATCACAAATAGGTTATCCTACTAATATAACGAAATATAATCAACTCTCTATCTCAGGCACTTGACTCTTTTTAGACAAGCACGTTCAGAAAAAAACCATAGCATGTTTAGAATCCCAAACGTTAGATTCCGAGAGAAGTTGATTGATTACATGTTTCCATTGAACTGCTTCATTTGAGTTCCCCTCCACCCGCCAATCTTCTGCAAAGAAACTCCTTGATATCTTGAATTGCTCCTGGAGAAACCAGAGCTCTGTCGCCGAAGTACTTGCACAACTTCCTCCTTGGAAAGATGCGCCATctgtaaaagttaaaaaaaaccaGATAAGAACACATCAAAAGAATGCATGTCTTTTCTACATGTGCAATCAAAACCTGCTTGAGATCCTCTTCATAATCGCTGATAACGAAATTAATGTCAGCCTCCAGTCCCCTGAACCTGACAGCAGCTCGATCGTACGCCCTACACAAGCCAGATGTTGAAACTCCAAAGCAGTTGAGACCATACAAAAACAACATAAGGTCCAAAGGTGTTACCTAGCTGCAGCATGAGCAGTGTCAAATCCACCTATTATATTCAAAAAGTTAAGCTTTTATTAAAGAGTTAAGAGCAAAGCAGAGATCATCAGCTCAGTAGAAAGCATACCTAAATAAACTTGTTTACCGCAATCCCTGCAACCATGAAGATTGACAAACAGAAAATCAACAACTCATCCAAGGAAGATAATCAATCAGACAGAACTAAGATTTTACCAGATATGAGATTCCCATCTGCCTGTCCTCCTATAGAAAGTGACCCCTCTGTACTGAGAACTCTTAGACCTAGGCCCTCTCCTGCTTTTCTTCACCGGCTGTGCTGGTGGTGGCTGTACAAAGTCTCCGCCTTGTGTCCCTCTCTGGAAGGAGATATCAACGGAGCTCCTCGAACTTTGCGCAACAGGAAAAAACTCCTTAGTCgttctatcttcttcttctcgaccTCTTCCTTTCAGTATTTCAAACTGAAACTTGACCGCGGCGCGTGTGGAGCAGAGCTCCTCTTCGCCGTCGATGCAGCTTGACGCCTCGGCATTGACTACAGAAGAGTTCGAAGTCACCGATTCATCCATCTGAGTTGACACGACGTCGAGATTGAGATCCAGCATCATCACTCTCAAAAGTCAACTAACAACTATCTCCTCAACCTCTCTTACACATTGATTCTAACAACCCTCCCGCTAATCCGACCAGATCGAAAATGAGATTAGGACAGGAACATCAGATTCTGAAATGGACGGCCAGGATTTGCGGATGATTATTAAGGATAATTTACAGATGAGGAAAGATCGATCACGACGGAGACATAGTGATTGAGAGTTAGATCACTGGGGATTTTAAAGAGAGGAGACGAGAGACGAGAGACTAATAGCTTCGCCGGACG encodes:
- the LOC106347473 gene encoding AP2-like ethylene-responsive transcription factor TOE2, with product MMLDLNLDVVSTQMDESVTSNSSVVNAEASSCIDGEEELCSTRAAVKFQFEILKGRGREEEDRTTKEFFPVAQSSRSSVDISFQRGTQGGDFVQPPPAQPVKKSRRGPRSKSSQYRGVTFYRRTGRWESHIWDCGKQVYLGGFDTAHAAARAYDRAAVRFRGLEADINFVISDYEEDLKQMAHLSKEEVVQVLRRQSSGFSRSNSRYQGVSLQKIGGWRGTQMKQFNGNMTVASLIEPHASRIIPEAANVKLDLSLGISLSLGDGPKQKDKTPNSMMENHMAAATCDSPFNLLKRGSDHLINRHVLHPSAFFSPMERTPEKGFMSPPPQSFLTRTLQAQDQFSGVTATTAIASPLYSNAASSGFSPSATPPPSSSSFATLHPSQPFLNLNMPGLYVIHPSDYTSQQHHHHLMNRSQPPP